From a single Enterobacteriaceae endosymbiont of Donacia bicoloricornis genomic region:
- the infA gene encoding translation initiation factor IF-1, translating into MSKEDNIEMQGVVLNTLPNTIFHVKLENGHIITAHISGKMRKNYIRILTGDKVTVELTPYDLEKGRIIFRSR; encoded by the coding sequence ATGCAAGGTGTGGTATTAAATACATTACCAAATACTATTTTTCATGTAAAATTAGAAAATGGACATATAATAACAGCTCATATTTCAGGCAAGATGAGAAAAAATTATATTCGTATATTAACTGGAGATAAAGTTACTGTAGAATTAACACCATATGATTTAGAAAAAGGAAGAATTATTTTTCGTAGTCGTTAA